One Saccharomyces kudriavzevii IFO 1802 strain IFO1802 genome assembly, chromosome: 4 genomic region harbors:
- the ATG20 gene encoding Atg20p (similar to Saccharomyces cerevisiae ATG20 (YDL113C); ancestral locus Anc_2.324), producing the protein MSDSNDVRENTKLNTEAQNAGEAELPHGTTEYAEGPVISKKDVKLAKKKRSKKSGSGGGENNKIESELVHTALLENDNPFMEEQPEGLKKSTLLEIPGMKSHKLRNPNEDYEDDSEGLLPLNHESNTETCRTSLSGSINSMNEETPPSEEFFVRNRKKSARIHILEAKRVSEGQGRAYIAYVIQFENCIVQRRYSDFESLRSILIRLFPMTLIPPIPEKQSIKNYGKSITGSSSKYLLPSEGSGSVDLSLSVIHASVNNSDEKLIRHRIRMLTEFLNKLLTNEEIAKTSIITDFLDPNNHNWHEFVNSSATFSSLPKSILQCNPVDPTNTTRIHATLPIPGSSSQLLLNKETGDKKIDKERSKSFTSIEQDYKQYENLLDNGIYKYNRRTTKTYHDLKTDYNEIGEVFAQFAHEQTQVGEVVEQLSYLSNAFSESSMALEKLVGRLYYNINEPLNESVHMATSARELIKYRKLKHLQNEMIRRSLNSKKSQMEKLEAQSNEYKDVDKIIDNEMSKSHTINLERPNNSGNGGKSYGGKLFNGFNKLASMVKDSVKYQETDPHTASVNLRKEIEQLSESLEVTENDLKVISKVIKDDQLPKFSKEREVDLSEILKHYARYMKNYARKNLEIWREVKKHQDLA; encoded by the coding sequence ATGTCAGACTCAAATGATGTCCGGGAAAATACTAAATTGAACACGGAAGCTCAGAACGCAGGAGAGGCTGAACTACCACATGGAACGACAGAATATGCAGAAGGGCCAGTAATTTCTAAGAAAGACGTTaaattggcaaaaaaaaagagatcaAAAAAGAGCGGGTCTGGAGGCGgcgaaaacaataaaatagAAAGTGAGTTAGTACATACCGCTCTGTTAGAGAATGACAACCCATTCATGGAGGAGCAGCCTGAAGgactaaaaaaatcaactcTACTGGAGATACCTGGTATGAAAAGCCATAAATTAAGAAATCCGAATGAAGATTATGAAGATGATTCGGAGGGGTTGCTGCCTTTGAACCATGAATCGAATACAGAAACGTGTAGAACCAGTCTAAGTGGAAGTATTAATTCTATGAACGAGGAAACTCCTCCATCTGaggaattttttgtaaGGAACAGAAAAAAGTCTGCCAGAATACACATACTTGAGGCGAAAAGAGTATCGGAAGGTCAAGGTAGAGCCTACATTGCCTATGTCattcaatttgaaaattgcaTTGTTCAGAGACGGTATAGCGATTTTGAGAGTTTAAGAAGTATCTTGATAAGATTATTCCCTATGACGTTAATACCGCCGATACCAGAAAAGCaatcaataaaaaattatgGCAAGTCAATAACCGGATCGAGCTCAAAATATCTGTTGCCCTCTGAAGGCTCTGGTTCGGTAGATCTGTCTTTATCCGTGATACATGCATCGGTCAATAATAgcgatgaaaaattaatacGACATAGGATAAGAATGCTCACtgaattcttgaataaaCTTCTGACCAACGAGGAAATTGCGAAGACCTCCATAATTACTGATTTTTTGGATCCCAATAACCATAATTGGCATGAATTTGTTAATAGCTCGGCTACTTTCTCATCTTTGCCGAAAAGCATCCTGCAATGCAATCCAGTAGATCCCACTAATACTACCAGAATTCATGCCACTTTACCAATACCAGGCTCCTCATCACAGCTATTGTTAAATAAGGAAACGGGcgacaaaaaaattgacaaGGAAAGAAGTAAGTCGTTTACTAGTATCGAACAGGATTATAAGCAGTACGAAAACCTGTTAGATAATGGGATTTATAAGTATAATAGACGGACTACAAAGACATATCATGACCTAAAGACAGACTATAATGAAATTGGTGAAGTATTTGCGCAATTTGCTCATGAACAGACTCAAGTCGGAGAAGTAGTGGAACAACTTTCTTACTTGAGCAACGCCTTTTCAGAGTCCTCAATGGCCCTGGAGAAACTAGTTGGAAGATTATACTACAACATAAATGAGCCTTTAAATGAGTCAGTTCATATGGCGACATCCGCAAGAGAACTCATTAAATacagaaaattgaaacacCTCCAAAATGAAATGATTAGAAGGTCCTtgaattccaaaaaatcgcaaatggaaaaattggaagcGCAAAGCAATGAATACAAGGACGTTGATAAAATAATAGATAATGAAATGTCTAAAAGTCACACTATTAATCTGGAACGTCCAAACAACAGCGGGAATGGCGGGAAGTCATACGGTGGGAAACTGTTCAATGGATTCAACAAATTGGCATCTATGGTTAAAGATTCCGtgaaatatcaagaaacaGATCCCCACACAGCAAGCGTTAATctgagaaaagaaatcgaaCAACTTTCCGAGTCCTTGGAAGTTACCGAAAACGATTTGAAGGTTATTTCAAAAGTCATCAAGGATGACCAGTTAcccaaattttcaaaggaaaGAGAGGTTGATTTGTCAGAGATCCTAAAACATTATGCCAGGtacatgaaaaattacGCTCggaaaaatttggagatTTGGAGAGAAGTCAAGAAACATCAAGATCTTGCATAG
- the TRM3 gene encoding tRNA (guanosine(18)-2'-O)-methyltransferase (similar to Saccharomyces cerevisiae TRM3 (YDL112W); ancestral locus Anc_2.325), producing the protein MVEGALISKYLSEGDQLKLISDLIKNDDLEQVLELIETGPLDISTDSNIETSIFDKITEQVVAYARMEDDPREMLFSSRTGINDTLRISARLLCNLPSVWERFQIWMCYRLSDIISKNCKHLFDDEFGKMTVRPFFDFLAQEQKVGAEHEKLNLNVLSLFDFLEAVYLFDENENSVSTKSLDFIVVPLLGCNSEDIAECCSRLMRWHIKTLAEGCNIDGKFDKLIWNFIKQLYTEGSQQPWKQKNSLSFLLRFLLTSNLSPELTSYIKTDMYWEHIQRELDHEVHEHRKLAVSILKLTIQKLSANAVGFETTFFTWNSIPSIEMLNGWKKFTTLYEMIALDTSLNQIEAAKQDIMKIFDNVHLHHSWGLILLSTGLKSSMESVRKYMMTLMFLITDFSVFSSNISLLTKTLLPAAMSAHYFEVKGDNCPHGEKLSLFVKGLFTQTTVDLSDLLSRILKLLIEKGTSFDPSRIYVAYGILEFLQKSKVKSINSNHLGLIRKLYEFVAEEEVLETTIQTIYLKFSLYIDPFVSASELLFTLVSHIRLKRGTYKYIEPLFENYRELAVSHFDDLQAKENLMLNVGKDTIFDLLAFIIFDFKAIEVTPEFLIEIAKSKQDIPDFTSNAVAFLTELLSGKPSNEYTYQNATALLSYSSFTISTWKSINVENLFESVEEDFSIDKFKFFVEVYKKTYECRFDTLKLTFEGLLNIYQILKSFVNQTPRESFKVKDSAYSAYFDLLSTFLKTCALNRDNSNKDDDELHKLLNLIDANINQDNGNYLGNLAVCNLMHFMLDSYFYCSTSVSADDIFIVEFIFMRFSYIWESINSERLVLKEKELHLILIRGLFHPVILYFGTKQYINNLTSELEEHAQTIISLSYSRRSLLPLLGSQLRTFIEFHGGSLGESDDCWWLINILASVFKQPQMNANLFKLKPVISHLYDHKLNSYYIKGDELYGKVYGPDEIVARVSIIDSILNANNHFKVQFIEKVTEKTNALYPIKRTDGAEALQRLLQWQLLLLSLQTISELELNEFSTIRILKSIEDESSPLVRLYKEWFISLKLVDCYKTGNSKFAENYLFSLLEDHSKPVFVVSAEKICYIVLKGLMNDNGEFGFIQLLNKFICILVPNAASNKPLVRHFSNSLIISLWPTFEIYLSDHTLRNVIENLYINAKKTQIFGQYRAGDANIWDLKEDSKLTNMFGGVLRKVTDHDCPYISKSTFEKYSQVKDILPIGTDERSLWLDKREINMDGDSNGDTTCGASPLQTKSGAWETVLDLDNKKCNDVVTRSELIVVSSLVDKPPNLGGICRLCDVLGVGLLTVQDIKVKNHPQFKNVAVTADRWMPIQEVALDNIASFMKERKKEGYTLIGLEQTDKSVKLDNRFQFPKRSLILLGTEAFGIPGPLLSVLDLCLEIQQFGVVRSMNIQTATAVIVHSYTVQHM; encoded by the coding sequence ATGGTTGAAGGGGCCCTCATTAGTAAATACCTATCAGAGGGAGATCAACTAAAACTTATATCGGATTTGATCAAAAATGACGATCTTGAACAGGTGCTGGAGTTGATTGAAACTGGGCCATTAGATATATCAACAGACAGTAATATTGAAACCTCaatctttgataaaataaCTGAGCAGGTTGTCGCATACGCTAGAATGGAGGATGATCCTAGGGaaatgcttttttcttcgagaaCTGGAATTAATGACACTCTACGAATTTCTGCACGCCTACTCTGTAATTTACCCAGTGTATGGGAAAGATTTCAGATATGGATGTGCTATCGATTGAGTGACATCATTAGCAAAAATTGCAAACatctttttgatgatgaatttggAAAGATGACTGTACGACCGTTCTTCGATTTTTTGGCTCAGGAACAAAAAGTCGGTGCTGAACATgagaaattgaatttgaacGTTCTTAGTCTATTCGATTTCTTGGAAGCTGTGTATCTCTTtgacgaaaatgaaaacagCGTATCAACGAAGAGCTTAGACTTTATCGTAGTCCCATTATTAGGCTGCAACTCAGAAGATATTGCCGAATGCTGCTCTAGGTTAATGAGATGGCATATTAAAACCTTAGCAGAAGGTTGTAATATTGATGGAAAGTTTGATAAGCTTATCTGGAATTTCATCAAGCAATTATACACAGAAGGCTCCCAGCAGCCCTggaagcaaaaaaacagtttgtcttttcttctgAGATTCCTCTTGACATCGAACTTATCACCTGAACTTACCAGCTACATTAAGACTGACATGTATTGGGAACATATTCAAAGGGAACTGGATCACGAAGTGCATGAACACAGAAAATTGGCCGTCTCAATCCTCAAATTAACAATTCAGAAATTATCAGCAAATGCTGTGGGGTTTGAAAcaactttttttacttgGAATAGCATTCCAAGCATCGAAATGCTCAATGGTTGGAAGAAGTTTACCACTTTGTATGAAATGATTGCGCTAGACACATCATTGAATCAGATTGAAGCGGCTAAACAAGACAtcatgaaaatttttgataatgtGCATTTGCACCATAGTTGGGGACTTATTTTACTTTCCACAGGACTGAAGTCATCAATGGAGAGTGTCAGGAAATATATGATGACGCTGATGTTTTTAATCACAGACTTTTCTGTGTTCTCTTCAAACATATCCCTATTAACAAAAACGCTTCTGCCAGCTGCAATGTCAGCTCATTATTTCGAGGTCAAAGGCGATAATTGTCCTCATGGTGAAAAACTCTCGTTATTTGTCAAAGGCTTATTTACTCAAACAACTGTTGACTTATCCGATTTATTGTCCAGAATTTTAAAATTATTAATCGAAAAGGGAACTTCTTTTGATCCATCTAGAATATATGTGGCTTATGGCATTCTGGAATTCCTCCAAAAAAGCAAGGTGAAATCAATTAACTCTAATCATTTGGGTCTAATCAGGAAGTTGTATGAATTCGTAGCCGAAGAGGAAGTTCTTGAAACTACAATTCAAACAATTTACTTAAAGTTCTCACTATATATTGACCCATTTGTTTCCGCATCCGAATTATTGTTTACATTAGTTTCACATATTAGGCTCAAGAGAGGAACGTACAAATATATTGAGcctctttttgaaaattacAGAGAGCTTGCTGTTTCTCACTTTGACGATTTGCAAGCTAAGGAAAATTTAATGCTGAATGTTGGAAAGGATACTATTTTCGATCTCTTAGCCTTTATTATCTTCGATTTTAAGGCTATCGAGGTTACCCCTGAGTTTTTAATAGAAATTGCAAAATCGAAACAAGACATTCCTGATTTTACGTCAAACGCCGTAGCTTTTTTAACTGAACTGCTTTCTGGTAAGCCTTCGAACGAATATACTTATCAAAATGCAACAGCTCTATTGAGCTACTCGAGTTTCACAATATCTACATGGAAATCTATAAATGTGGAAAATCTGTTTGAATCAGTTGAGGAAGATTTCTCTATTGACAAGTTCAAGTTTTTTGTTGAAGTTTACAAGAAGACTTATGAATGTAGGTTTGATACACTAAAACTCACCTTTGAGGGTCTTCTGAACATATACCAAATACTCAAGTCATTTGTAAATCAGACTCCAAGAGAGAGCTTCAAAGTAAAGGATAGTGCATATTCCGCGTATTTTGATTTACTAAGtacctttttgaaaacatgCGCATTAAATCGCGATAACTCTAATAAGGATGACGATGAACTCCACAAATTGTTAAATTTGATTGACGCCAACATCAACCAAGATAATGGAAATTATTTAGGCAATCTAGCCGTTTGTAACTTAATGCATTTCATGTTGGATTCCTACTTTTATTGTTCTACCTCTGTGTCCGctgatgatattttcatagtagaattcatttttatgAGATTTTCGTATATATGGGAAAGTATCAATAGTGAAAGATTGgtcttgaaggaaaaagaactGCATCTAATCCTAATAAGGGGATTATTCCATCCTGTTATCCTGTACTTTGGAACAAaacaatatataaataatcTGACCTCGGAGTTGGAGGAACATGCACAAACGATCATATCATTGAGTTATTCCAGAAGAAGTCTGCTACCTCTTCTTGGATCACAACTCAGAACTTTCATTGAGTTTCATGGGGGATCTTTGGGCGAAAGTGACGACTGTTGGTGGTTGATTAATATTTTGGCAAGCGTTTTCAAACAGCCACAAATGAATGCTAACCTTTTTAAGCTAAAGCCTGTTATTTCCCACTTATACGATCACAAACTGAACAGCTATTATATCAAGGGTGACGAGTTGTATGGAAAGGTGTATGGGCCAGACGAGATAGTAGCCAGAGTCTCTATCATTGATTCCATTTTAAATGCAAACAATCATTTCAAGGTTCAATTTATCGAGAAAGTCACTGAAAAAACTAATGCACTGTATCCTATAAAGAGAACAGACGGCGCTGAAGCGTTACAGCGTTTATTGCAGTGGcaattattgttattatcattgcAAACTATCAGCGAACTagaattgaatgaatttaGCACGATCAGAATTCTGAAAAGTATTGAGGATGAAAGTTCTCCATTGGTAAGATTGTACAAAGAATGgtttatttctttgaagcTAGTCGATTGCTACAAGACTGGTAATTCCAAATTTGCCGAAAATTATCTCTTTTCGCTCTTAGAGGATCATAGTAAACCGGTATTTGTCGTTAGTGCGGAAAAGATATGTTATATAGTGCTAAAAGGATTGATGAATGATAACGGGGAGTTTGGATTTATTCAGCTTTTGAACAAGTTTATTTGCATATTAGTTCCTAATGCGGCTTCAAACAAGCCTCTTGTGAGACACTTTTCTAACTCTTTGATAATTTCGTTATGGCCAACATTTGAAATCTATCTTTCAGATCACACGTTAAGAAATGTTATTGAAAATCTGTACATCAACGCCAAAAAGACTCAAATATTTGGCCAATATCGCGCTGGTGATGCCAACATCTGGGATTTGAAAGAGGATAGCAAACTAACGAACATGTTTGGCGGTGTGCTCAGAAAAGTTACCGATCATGATTGTCCGTACATTTCCAAATCAACTTTTGAGAAATATTCACAAGTCAAGGATATTTTACCTATTGGTACCGATGAAAGATCACTCTGGCTtgataaaagagaaatcaaCATGGATGGTGACAGCAACGGGGACACTACATGCGGTGCTTCTCCATTGCAAACAAAAAGTGGCGCTTGGGAAACAGTTCTTGATTTGGATAACAAGAAATGCAATGATGTCGTGACGCGTTCCGAATTGATTgttgtttcttcattagTGGACAAGCCACCAAATCTAGGCGGTATCTGTAGATTATGTGATGTTTTAGGGGTTGGACTGTTAACCGTGCAGGATATCAAAGTTAAAAACCACCCTCAATTTAAAAATGTTGCAGTGACTGCCGATAGATGGATGCCCATTCAGGAGGTTGCCTTGGATAATATTGCAAGCTTCATGAaggagagaaaaaaagaagggtATACATTAATTGGTTTGGAGCAAACAGATAAATCGGTGAAACTCGATAACCGTTTCCAATTCCCGAAGCGATCATTAATCTTGCTGGGTACGGAAGCGTTTGGTATCCCAGGTCCTTTACTGAGTGTATTGGATTTGTGTTTAGAGATTCAACAGTTTGGCGTGGTCAGATCAATGAATATACAAACCGCCACTGCGGTTATTGTTCATTCCTACACAGTGCAACATATGTAG
- the RRP42 gene encoding exosome non-catalytic core subunit RRP42 (similar to Saccharomyces cerevisiae RRP42 (YDL111C); ancestral locus Anc_2.326), which translates to MSLSVAEKSYLYDSLASTPSVRTDGRLPHQFRPIEIFTDFLPSSNGSSRIIASDGSECIVSIKSKVVDHSVENELLQVDVDIAGQRDDALIVETITSLLNKVLKSGGGIDSSKLQLTRKYSFKIFVDVLVISSYSHPVSLISFAIYSALNSTYLPKLISAFDDLEVEELPTFHDYDMVKLEINPPLVFILAIVGNNILLDPAANESGVANNGLIITWSNGKITSPIRSVALNDSNVKGFKPQLLKQGLAMVEKYASDVVRSLENL; encoded by the coding sequence ATGTCTCTTTCAGTCGCAGAGAAATCGTATCTTTACGATTCATTAGCAAGCACTCCTTCAGTTAGAACCGATGGAAGGCTTCCTCATCAGTTCAGACCTATAGAGATTTTTACAGATTTTCTTCCAAGTTCTAACGGATCCTCCAGGATTATAGCCAGTGACGGTAGCGAATGTATTGTGAGCATCAAGTCCAAAGTCGTGGATCATTCAGTGGAGAACGAATTGCTTCAGGTCGATGTGGATATTGCAGGCCAAAGAGATGATGCCCTGATAGTGGAGACGATCACTTCTTTGCTGAATAAGGTGTTGAAGTCTGGCGGCGGAATAGACTCGTCTAAGTTGCAATTGACAAGGAAATACagcttcaaaatattcGTCGATGTCTTGGTCATTTCGTCGTATTCGCACCCTGTTTCTCTAATATCCTTTGCCATTTACTCCGCGCTGAACTCCACATATCTGCCTAAGCTTATTTCCGCCTTTGACGATTTGGAAGTAGAAGAGCTGCCCACATTCCATGATTATGACATGGTCAAGCTCGAGATCAACCCTCCTCTGGTGTTTATATTGGCCATTGTGGGCAACAACATTTTGTTGGACCCTGCTGCTAACGAAAGCGGAGTGGCCAACAATGGCCTTATCATTACCTGGTCTAACGGTAAGATTACATCGCCCATTAGATCTGTAGCATTGAATGATTCTAACGTTAAAGGCTTCAAGCCTCAATTGCTGAAACAAGGTCTTGCGATGGTAGAGAAATACGCCTCTGATGTAGTACGATCATTGGAGaatttataa
- the TMA17 gene encoding Tma17p (similar to Saccharomyces cerevisiae TMA17 (YDL110C); ancestral locus Anc_2.328) codes for MCSAGGIRRPIQIEEFKTAISGMSDMELGQIKTEIENSINHLQRSNARLGKYISKLEGDEDRLEGDDSDDLENIDSGDLALYKDSVRENEIVLNNYNERVDALEQETVYRKTGHAKSKHEAEAKDSTKKGSDVDMDNTNVDVVTPNSIFI; via the coding sequence ATGTGCTCAGCAGGCGGTATCAGAAGACCAATTCAAATTGAAGAGTTCAAGACGGCGATTAGCGGTATGTCCGACATGGAATTGGGACAGATTAAGACGGAAATCGAGAACAGTATCAATCATTTGCAGAGGTCTAACGCCCGCTTGGGTAAGTATATTTCCAAGTTGGAGGGTGACGAAGATCGCCTGGAGGGCGACGACAGCGACGACTTGGAGAACATTGATTCAGGTGACTTGGCGCTGTACAAGGACTCCGTCAGAGAGAACGAAATTGTGCTTAACAACTATAACGAGAGAGTGGACGCGTTGGAGCAAGAAACAGTGTACAGAAAGACTGGCCATGCCAAGAGCAAACACGAGGCAGAGGCAAAGGACAGCACTAAGAAGGGTTCTGACGTCGATATGGATAATACAAACGTGGACGTGGTAACTCCAAACAGCATATTCATCTGA